One genomic region from Panthera tigris isolate Pti1 chromosome D1, P.tigris_Pti1_mat1.1, whole genome shotgun sequence encodes:
- the ACCSL gene encoding probable inactive 1-aminocyclopropane-1-carboxylate synthase-like protein 2, with translation MSHRLGMFRMPSAQMRGQGLRNQRIHTHLMEMMLHLKQTIEKNLMHLTTRHLQQDLVLEEQRHSQAASEQEALLGRLMYQLVNLLQSGAMGGLGLQPSCPSLDVRRDVRGGQWAQSSRQPDWPVHQLSDPEATFVSQHLSSRGIDISALYHSSFQDYKIYQRDKYHEDKNTMGFINLGLSENKLCLDLMTERLSQSDMNYIEDALLQYPDWRGQPFLREEVARFLTYYCKVPDQLDPENVVVLNGCSSVFSTLAMVLCDPGEAFLIPAPFYGGFAFSACLYSKVELILVHLDSEVTDANPNPFQLTVDKLEQALLEARLTGKKVRGLILINPQNPLGDVYSRDSLQEYLEFAKRYHLHVIIDEIYMLSVFDEFITFHSILSMESLPDPNRTHVIWGTSKDFGISGFRFGVLYTHNREVASAVSSFGYLHGISGIAQHKLCRLLQDREWIDKVYLPTYRSRLQIAHGYMTKKLEALGIPFLNRGSGLYIWMNLKMYLEPCTFEEELLLHRRFLDNKLILSRGRTYMCKEPGWFRITFADKPLLLKQAMHRFYQVLSEQKQDLIVKQLENAQRE, from the exons ATGAGTCATCGATTAGGCATGTTCCGTATGCCCTCTGCCCAGATGAGGGGTCAGGGCCTCAGAAACCAGAGAATCCACACCCACCTGATGGAGATGATGCTGCACTTGAAGCAGACCATAGAGAAGAACCTCATGCACCTCACGACCAGGCACCTGCAGCAGGACCTGGTGCTGGAGGAGCAGAGGCACAGTCAGGCCGCCAGCGAGCAGGAAGCCCTCCTGGGCCGCTTAATGTACCAGTTGGTCAACCTCCTACAGTCTGGGGCCATGGGTGGCCTAGGGCTCCAACCGTCTTGCCCTTCCCTGGACGTTAGGCGTGATGTCAGAGGCGGGCAGTGGGCCCAGTCCTCCAGGCAGCCTGACTGGCCAGTTCACCAACTGAGTGATCCTGAAGCTACATTTGTCAGTCAGCACCTGTCCAGCCGTGGGATTGACATCTCTGCCTTATACCACTCCAGCTTCCAGGACTACAAGATCTaccagagagacaaataccacgAGGACAAGAACACCATG GGCTTCATTAACCTTGGACTCAGTGAGAATAAGCTCTGCCTTGATCTGATGACTGAACGG TTGAGTCAGAGTGATATGAACTACATTGAGGATGCCTTGCTGCAATATCCTGATTGGAGAGGGCAACCATT CCTGCGAGAAGAGGTGGCCCGGTTCCTGACCTACTACTGCAAGGTACCTGACCAGCTTGATCCAGAAAAT GTAGTTGTTCTAAATGGCTGCTCCTCTGTGTTCTCCACACTGGCCATGGTTCTTTGTGATCCAGGGG AGGCCTTTCTGATTCCTGCCCCCTTTTATGGTGGCTTCGCCTTTAGTGCCTGCCTGTATTCGAAAGTTGAGCTGATTCTTGTCCACCTGGACAGTGAG GTCACAGATGCAAATCCCAATCCTTTCCAGCTCACTGTGGACAAGCTGGAGCAAGCTCTACTTGAGGCTAGGCTTACA gggaaaaagGTCAGAGGCCTCATTCTAATCAACCCTCAGAATCCTTTGGGAGACGTCTACTCTCGAGACTCACTACAAGAATACCTGGAGTTTGCCAAGAG GTACCACCTTCATGTAATTATAGATGAGATTTACATGCTGTCTGTGTTTGATGAATTCATCACATTCCACAGTATTTTGAGCATGGAAAG TTTGCCTGACCCCAACAGGACCCATGTGATCTGGGGCACCAGTAAG gatttcgGCATCTCTGGCTTCCGCTTTGGTGTTCTCTACACCCACAACAGGGAGGTGGCCTCTGCTGTGAGCTCTTTTGGCTACCTCCATGGCATTTCTGGCATTGCCCAGCATAAGTTGTGCCGGCTGCTCCAGGACAGAG AGTGGATTGACAAAGTATACCTGCCCACCTACCGCTCCAGGCTGCAGATAGCTCACGGATACATGACCAAGAAGTTGGAGGCATTAGGGATCCCTTTTCTCAACCGTGGCTCTGGCCTCTACATCTGGATGAACTTGAAAATG TACCTGGAGCCGTGCACCTTTGAGGAAGAGCTGCTCCTGCATCGCCGCTTCCTGGACAACAAGCTGATATTGTCCCGTGGCAGGACCTACATGTGCAAGGAGCCCGGCTGGTTCCGTATCACCTTTGCGGATAAGCCCCTCCTGCTAAAACAAG CCATGCACCGGTTCTATCAGGTGCTCTCGGAGCAGAAGCAGGATCTGATCGTGAAGCAACTGGAGAATGcacagagagagtaa